A stretch of Maridesulfovibrio zosterae DSM 11974 DNA encodes these proteins:
- a CDS encoding GNAT family N-acetyltransferase, translating to MNSYSIQEGFGGSKAEPEVEVQLRLSIGIAPDEIDEILEMSSTCQNLSQEKLSMLEQTVWEEAYNSGPPLCTFIKAHAVDGANQKLVGFAVYNEIAAEESCYELFLIAVHEDYRSIGIGAALIDEVERHISVEEGSTVFCELPEDQDYESAAIFLNFLGYTRQTRHYKFFIPEPGNTVYAKRII from the coding sequence ATGAATTCGTACAGTATTCAAGAAGGATTTGGCGGAAGCAAAGCTGAACCTGAAGTAGAAGTACAGTTAAGACTCAGTATAGGAATAGCCCCGGATGAGATTGATGAAATCCTAGAAATGTCTTCAACCTGCCAAAATCTATCACAAGAGAAGCTCTCTATGCTGGAACAGACGGTGTGGGAGGAAGCATACAATTCAGGTCCTCCTTTATGTACATTTATTAAAGCCCATGCCGTAGACGGAGCAAATCAAAAACTAGTCGGTTTTGCCGTATATAATGAAATCGCAGCAGAAGAATCCTGCTATGAACTTTTCCTGATCGCAGTCCATGAAGATTATAGATCCATTGGAATAGGCGCAGCTCTTATAGATGAAGTTGAGAGACATATTTCAGTAGAAGAAGGAAGCACAGTTTTCTGTGAACTTCCGGAAGATCAAGATTATGAATCGGCAGCTATTTTTCTCAACTTTCTTGGCTACACCCGTCAGACCAGACATTATAAGTTCTTTATTCCCGAACCGGGGAACACTGTATATGCCAAGAGAATAATCTAA